The Pseudolabrys sp. FHR47 genome contains a region encoding:
- a CDS encoding sugar transferase has product MNFSFATDRLRHAGNAATLERSESLLRRARSRDTLAFKRRSANVGVRSIPEPSQAMLATKRAIDVSGALFGLVVFAPLFIGIAIAIKVTSKGPVFFRQKRYGYHNRRFWIFKFRTMYADRGDARGVQQTVGNDPRVTPIGRILRKSSLDELPQLINVLKGDMSLVGPRPHVPGMLAGGMLYEQLTPYYFQRHMMRPGITGLAQVSGFRGETTVALPAIERLDYDLRYIATWSLWLDIKIILRTVIREVTRGSGG; this is encoded by the coding sequence ATGAATTTTTCATTTGCGACTGATCGCCTGCGCCACGCAGGAAATGCGGCCACGCTGGAACGTTCCGAATCGCTTCTGCGGCGAGCAAGATCGCGAGACACGCTCGCGTTCAAACGTCGCTCGGCAAATGTCGGAGTTCGCTCGATTCCTGAGCCATCGCAGGCGATGCTTGCGACCAAGCGCGCGATCGATGTCAGTGGGGCTCTGTTCGGTCTTGTTGTATTTGCTCCGTTGTTCATCGGAATCGCGATCGCTATCAAAGTGACCTCAAAGGGACCGGTGTTCTTCCGGCAGAAGCGCTACGGTTATCACAATCGCCGGTTCTGGATTTTCAAGTTCCGCACGATGTACGCCGATCGCGGCGATGCGCGCGGCGTCCAGCAGACTGTCGGCAACGATCCACGCGTGACACCGATCGGGCGTATCCTGCGCAAGTCGAGCCTCGACGAACTGCCGCAGCTGATAAACGTTCTCAAGGGCGATATGTCGCTGGTCGGGCCGCGCCCGCATGTTCCTGGCATGCTGGCGGGCGGCATGCTCTACGAACAACTCACGCCATACTATTTCCAGCGTCACATGATGCGCCCCGGCATTACCGGGCTTGCGCAAGTCAGCGGCTTTCGTGGTGAAACGACCGTCGCATTGCCCGCGATCGAACGGCTTGATTACGACTTACGCTATATCGCGACCTGGTCACTCTGGCTCGATATCAAGATTATCCTCCGCACCGTGATTCGCGAGGTTACGCGCGGTTCGGGTGGCTAA
- a CDS encoding polysaccharide biosynthesis/export family protein, translating into MAQLRLILLCVWPTFVLAGCTGGPATYQDTQASSYGPPPTRGTAGPYVLGPGDKVRLKIYGDADVNGDYEVNSAGFVSIPLVGQVKAAGLTTPQLENALMARMRGKVANDPKVNVEITTYAPFYVHGEVKKAGIYPFQPGLTVADAIATAGGLTYRANEDKVLLRRAGSNETVIVPVEGSVRVYPGDNLRVAERYF; encoded by the coding sequence ATGGCTCAGCTGCGTCTCATTCTATTGTGCGTGTGGCCGACATTCGTTCTGGCGGGGTGCACCGGCGGGCCGGCGACGTATCAGGACACGCAGGCTTCTAGCTACGGCCCGCCTCCGACGCGTGGGACCGCGGGCCCTTATGTCCTCGGACCGGGCGATAAGGTGCGACTGAAGATCTATGGCGACGCCGACGTGAACGGCGATTATGAGGTGAACAGCGCCGGCTTCGTTTCGATCCCGCTGGTCGGACAGGTGAAGGCCGCCGGACTGACCACGCCACAACTCGAGAATGCGCTCATGGCCCGCATGCGGGGCAAGGTCGCGAACGATCCCAAGGTCAATGTCGAGATCACGACTTATGCGCCCTTCTATGTCCATGGCGAGGTCAAAAAGGCGGGCATATACCCATTCCAGCCAGGTCTTACCGTGGCGGACGCGATAGCGACGGCCGGCGGCCTCACCTATCGAGCCAACGAGGACAAGGTGCTGCTGCGCCGAGCCGGCTCGAACGAGACAGTAATTGTCCCGGTCGAAGGCTCAGTCCGCGTCTATCCGGGCGACAATCTACGGGTTGCAGAGCGCTATTTCTAA
- a CDS encoding outer membrane beta-barrel protein, which produces MAAKHKLSRPLACLLGGTALVALAAGDAQAQFIIDPPREIAPPWNALRPLESTPLPILSEPETRDPVAPEDTPVRTRLRPEYAPHGIRFGPWMFHPTVTAGGFYDSNVFSSSTDKQADFASRFVGGLRAQSLWERHSLDLRLIADTTTYRRNTSLNESNVDFSANGRIDIDHSTQLLSRFQAAYQHDQVGSLTSPTGAIEPTPYGFFSGDVSLRKQFGRFTASGGARVDRYDYGSVLAANGATINQDSRDGEVYIAHGRVDYASSEKSAVFAAFEHNWRDLRGTPTASLDSNGYRALAGINLELTHLIRGEIAAGYLNQSFVSATIGDISGPTYRAALTWSPTRQLDVHFKSEQVVTTTSDTSTTAALATSFQLGADYEIRPNLIFSPLLIYEKDKFKGTPRDDNVYAAELRLKRLLNNWASASAYYRYLQRDSNILTNSYEKHVIGINASFQF; this is translated from the coding sequence ATGGCAGCCAAACACAAATTATCTCGACCTCTTGCCTGCCTGCTCGGGGGAACGGCTCTTGTCGCGCTTGCCGCGGGAGATGCACAGGCTCAGTTCATTATCGATCCGCCCCGCGAGATCGCCCCGCCCTGGAATGCGCTGCGACCACTCGAATCAACGCCGCTTCCGATCCTGTCCGAGCCCGAAACGCGCGATCCCGTGGCGCCTGAGGACACGCCGGTGCGAACGCGCCTGCGTCCGGAATACGCGCCGCATGGCATTCGCTTTGGTCCTTGGATGTTTCACCCGACGGTGACTGCCGGCGGCTTCTATGACAGCAACGTCTTTTCCTCCTCGACCGATAAGCAAGCCGATTTTGCCTCGCGCTTCGTCGGCGGCCTGCGCGCGCAGAGCCTGTGGGAGCGGCATTCGCTCGACCTGCGGCTCATCGCCGACACCACCACCTATCGAAGAAACACGAGCCTGAACGAGAGCAACGTCGATTTCAGCGCCAATGGCCGCATCGATATCGACCACAGCACCCAACTGCTCAGCCGCTTTCAGGCGGCCTATCAGCACGATCAGGTCGGCTCTCTCACCTCGCCGACCGGCGCCATCGAGCCGACGCCGTACGGCTTCTTTTCGGGCGACGTGAGCCTGCGCAAGCAATTCGGCCGCTTCACGGCCTCGGGCGGCGCGCGCGTCGATCGTTACGACTACGGCTCCGTCCTCGCGGCCAACGGCGCCACGATCAACCAGGATTCACGCGACGGCGAAGTCTACATCGCGCATGGGCGGGTGGATTATGCATCTTCGGAAAAGTCCGCGGTGTTCGCCGCCTTTGAGCACAACTGGCGGGACTTGCGCGGGACCCCAACCGCCTCTCTGGATTCGAATGGCTATCGGGCCCTCGCCGGCATCAACCTGGAACTAACCCATCTGATAAGAGGTGAAATTGCCGCCGGCTATCTGAACCAGAGTTTCGTCTCGGCGACTATTGGCGACATATCCGGACCGACCTACCGCGCGGCCCTCACGTGGAGCCCGACGCGGCAACTGGATGTACACTTCAAGTCCGAACAGGTGGTCACGACCACGTCCGACACCAGTACGACGGCGGCGCTCGCCACCTCGTTCCAGCTCGGCGCCGATTACGAAATCCGCCCGAACCTGATCTTCTCGCCGTTGCTGATCTACGAGAAGGACAAGTTCAAGGGCACCCCACGCGACGACAATGTTTACGCCGCCGAGCTGCGCCTCAAACGCTTGCTCAACAATTGGGCATCGGCCTCAGCCTATTACCGGTACCTGCAGCGCGACAGTAACATCCTGACCAACAGCTACGAAAAGCATGTGATCGGGATCAACGCTTCCTTTCAATTCTGA
- a CDS encoding glycosyltransferase family 4 protein yields the protein MIDRSCVIVVENLPVPMDRRVWQEALALRQAGWTVSVICPTNERHPETYEELDGIAIYRHLLPVEARGRFAFLFEYAAALFHEFRLLWRVWRERGFTVIQACNPPDLIFLVVLPFKLMGKRFVFDHHDVCPELFEAKFGRKGIVHRVLLWAERLTFMSADMVISANDTYRDLAITRGGQDPKDVVTVYSIPDKSRIYRLPPEPSLHRGKKFILGYVGVIGDQDGVDHLVLALDHLIRDHDLHDFHAVVVGDGPALASARKLAENRGLSDYVTFTGYLNGKELLRQLNTFDIGIIPDPVNAYNDKISMNKVFEYSALGIPSVAYPLTETRRLLGGAGVYAQGETPAELAHACATLMQDDVLRIRCADEAARLAQHAFSWTREAGKYVAAYERLSPSAPAPEAVRIERKR from the coding sequence ATGATCGATAGGTCGTGTGTGATCGTCGTCGAGAATCTGCCTGTGCCGATGGACCGCCGGGTCTGGCAGGAAGCGCTGGCACTGCGCCAGGCCGGCTGGACGGTCTCGGTCATTTGCCCGACGAATGAACGTCATCCGGAGACTTACGAGGAACTCGATGGCATCGCGATTTACCGCCATCTGCTGCCGGTCGAGGCACGCGGCCGCTTCGCTTTCCTGTTCGAATACGCTGCGGCGCTGTTTCATGAGTTCCGGCTGCTGTGGCGTGTCTGGCGCGAGCGCGGCTTTACTGTGATCCAGGCCTGCAATCCGCCGGATCTCATTTTTCTCGTGGTGCTGCCGTTCAAGCTCATGGGCAAGCGCTTCGTGTTCGACCATCACGATGTTTGCCCCGAATTGTTCGAGGCCAAGTTCGGTCGCAAGGGCATTGTCCATCGGGTCCTGCTGTGGGCCGAGAGGCTCACCTTCATGTCGGCGGATATGGTGATTTCGGCGAACGACACCTACCGCGATCTGGCGATCACGCGAGGCGGTCAGGATCCCAAGGACGTCGTCACCGTCTACAGTATTCCGGACAAGTCGCGCATCTACCGCTTGCCACCCGAGCCGAGCCTGCACCGGGGCAAAAAGTTCATTCTCGGCTATGTCGGTGTGATCGGCGACCAGGATGGCGTCGATCACCTTGTGTTGGCGCTTGACCACCTCATCCGCGATCACGACCTGCACGATTTTCATGCGGTCGTGGTCGGTGACGGACCGGCGCTGGCCTCGGCGCGGAAACTGGCCGAGAACCGCGGCCTGAGTGATTACGTCACGTTCACGGGCTATCTGAATGGCAAGGAGTTACTGCGTCAGCTCAATACGTTCGATATCGGCATCATCCCCGACCCGGTGAATGCCTATAACGACAAGATCAGCATGAACAAGGTGTTCGAATACAGCGCGCTTGGCATCCCGAGCGTTGCCTATCCGCTCACGGAGACGCGGCGCCTGCTCGGCGGCGCCGGCGTCTACGCGCAAGGAGAAACGCCGGCCGAGTTGGCGCACGCCTGCGCGACACTGATGCAGGACGATGTGTTGCGCATCCGCTGTGCCGACGAGGCGGCGCGGCTCGCTCAGCACGCATTCAGCTGGACGCGAGAGGCGGGCAAATATGTGGCCGCCTATGAGCGGTTGTCGCCATCGGCACCCGCACCCGAGGCGGTCAGAATTGAAAGGAAGCGTTGA